The following proteins are encoded in a genomic region of Pseudodesulfovibrio mercurii:
- the ilvB gene encoding biosynthetic-type acetolactate synthase large subunit produces MKLTGAQILLKCLEAEGVDVMFGFPGGAVIDIYDEIPKSSVEHILVRHEQGAIHAADGYARATGRVGVCLVTSGPGATNTVTGIATAYADSIPVVIFTGQVPRALIGNDAFQEVDIVGITRPCTKHNYLVHDVKDLARIVKQAFYLARTGRPGPVLVDLPKDIQQQVTEFKYPEEVSMRSYKPTKSPHIGQIRKVVKLLQKAKRPLIYAGGGVITSGSHEELTWLGQQLHIPVTATLMGLGAFPGDDPLFLGMLGMHGTYAANMAVNNCDLLLAVGARFDDRVTGKVDTFAPNATIVHIDVDPTSIQKNVSVQVPLVADCKSALAALKTETEGTLDTFDWAADHQPWVDKVQGWMQEHPLTYKDDTDGIKPQYVVEKIYEITKGDAIIATEVGQNQMWAAQFYKYNRPNTLLTSGGLGTMGYGFPAAMGAQRAFPDKLVIDIAGDGSIQMCIQEMMTVVCNKLPVKIVILNNGYLGMVRQWQELFYEKNYCATCMDAQPDFVKLAEAYGAAGFRVTEKKDVEKTLREAFKLDKPVIVDIRVEKEENVYPMVPAGASLTEMLLV; encoded by the coding sequence ATGAAGTTGACCGGGGCCCAGATCCTGCTGAAGTGTCTGGAAGCGGAAGGTGTTGATGTCATGTTCGGTTTCCCCGGGGGAGCCGTGATCGACATTTATGACGAGATCCCCAAGTCGTCCGTGGAGCACATCCTGGTGCGTCACGAGCAGGGCGCGATTCACGCCGCCGACGGTTACGCCCGGGCCACCGGCCGGGTAGGGGTATGCCTAGTCACCTCCGGCCCCGGAGCCACCAATACCGTAACCGGCATCGCCACGGCCTACGCCGATTCGATTCCGGTCGTCATTTTCACCGGTCAGGTGCCCCGGGCCCTGATCGGCAATGACGCCTTCCAGGAAGTGGACATCGTCGGCATCACCCGACCCTGTACCAAACACAACTACCTGGTCCATGACGTCAAGGACCTGGCCCGGATCGTCAAGCAGGCCTTCTACCTGGCCCGCACCGGACGGCCCGGCCCGGTGCTCGTGGACCTGCCCAAGGACATCCAGCAGCAGGTCACCGAGTTCAAGTACCCCGAAGAAGTGTCCATGCGCAGCTACAAGCCGACCAAGAGCCCGCACATCGGCCAGATCCGCAAGGTGGTCAAGCTGCTGCAAAAGGCCAAGCGCCCGCTGATCTACGCGGGCGGCGGGGTGATCACCTCCGGTTCCCATGAGGAGCTGACCTGGCTCGGGCAGCAGCTGCACATCCCGGTGACCGCCACCCTCATGGGGCTGGGCGCGTTCCCGGGCGACGACCCGCTGTTCCTGGGCATGCTCGGCATGCACGGCACCTACGCCGCCAACATGGCGGTGAACAACTGCGACCTGCTCCTGGCCGTGGGCGCGCGCTTCGACGACCGCGTCACCGGCAAGGTGGACACCTTCGCGCCCAACGCGACCATCGTGCATATCGACGTGGACCCGACCTCCATCCAGAAGAACGTCTCGGTCCAGGTGCCCCTGGTGGCGGACTGCAAGTCCGCCCTGGCCGCGCTCAAGACCGAGACCGAGGGGACCCTCGATACGTTCGACTGGGCCGCCGACCACCAGCCGTGGGTGGACAAGGTCCAGGGCTGGATGCAGGAGCATCCGCTGACCTACAAGGACGACACCGACGGCATCAAGCCCCAGTACGTGGTCGAGAAAATTTACGAAATCACCAAGGGTGACGCCATCATCGCCACCGAGGTGGGCCAGAACCAGATGTGGGCGGCCCAGTTCTACAAGTACAACCGTCCGAACACGTTGCTGACCTCCGGCGGCCTGGGCACCATGGGCTACGGCTTCCCCGCGGCCATGGGCGCGCAACGCGCCTTCCCGGACAAGCTGGTCATCGACATCGCGGGCGACGGCTCCATCCAGATGTGCATCCAGGAGATGATGACCGTGGTCTGCAACAAGCTGCCGGTCAAGATCGTCATCCTGAACAACGGCTACCTCGGCATGGTCCGGCAGTGGCAGGAACTCTTCTACGAGAAGAACTACTGCGCCACCTGCATGGACGCCCAGCCCGACTTCGTCAAGCTGGCCGAGGCCTACGGGGCCGCCGGTTTCCGCGTGACAGAGAAGAAGGACGTGGAGAAGACCCTGCGCGAGGCCTTCAAGCTGGACAAGCCGGTCATCGTGGACATCCGCGTGGAAAAGGAAGAAAACGTCTACCCCATGGTCCCGGCCGGAGCGTCGCTGACCGAGATGCTGTTGGTTTAG
- a CDS encoding DUF465 domain-containing protein yields MEAKDLDLIEKYGASDTQLKALWDQHINYEKMLDKLESKSYLSPTEMQEMKELKKKKLAGKTTLSALLDKYRQLEA; encoded by the coding sequence ATGGAAGCCAAGGACCTTGATCTCATTGAGAAGTACGGGGCCAGCGACACGCAACTCAAGGCGCTGTGGGACCAACATATCAATTATGAGAAAATGCTGGATAAACTCGAGTCCAAGTCCTACCTTTCCCCCACGGAGATGCAGGAAATGAAGGAACTCAAGAAGAAGAAACTGGCGGGCAAGACCACCCTGTCGGCGCTGCTCGACAAATACCGCCAATTGGAGGCGTAG